The nucleotide window AAGCGGGGGGGTGATGACCGCCATAGTCTCCCCGATCGTCGGCCAGGGTCGTCTCCGCCGGCCGGGCGCCTGGCGCACAGCGGGTTCTAGGCTGGCGCGCCCTTGTCCCTTCCACCGGGGCGTGGCCATCATGGACCGGTTCCCCCCCTGAATCCCAGCAGAATCGAGATGTCTGATGTACCCCACCCCGATGACCTTCGACGTGGCGCGCGCCGGCCGCGCTCTCGCACAGGTCAGTGTCCGCACCCTGGCCACCGCGGCCGGCCTCGAGAAGGAGCAGCTGCGCCGCTTCGAGAAGGGGCTGGCCGACCTGCGGGTGGACGAGCGTCTGCGTCTGGAGAAGGCCCTGCGGAAGTACGGCGTCGGGCTGGTCCCGGAGGACGAGTTCGGCGGCACGGGGGTCCGCCGGATCTTCACCGCCGAGAAGTCCCGGCGCATCGAGGCCATGGAGAACGAAGGCGGCCCCGCGTATGAGGACGACATCTGAGTCCTCCGCCGATAGGCGGACGGCCCCGCATCCCGGACGGGATGCGGGGCCGTCGTCGTCGGTCCGCCGGTGGCGGGGGCTCAGGCGGACTGCAGCGCCTTCGTGACCTCGCTCAGGCCCTCCTTGAGGAGGTCCTCACCGATGGTCAGCGGCGGCAGGAAGCGGACCACGTTGCCGTAGGTGCCGCACGTGAGCAGGATGACGCCGGCCTGGCGCACGGCGGCCGCCACGGCGTTGGTGAGCTTCGCGTCGGGCTCGCCGGTGGCGGGGTCCACGAACTCGACGGCCATCATGGCGCCGCGGCCGCGGATCTCCCCGATGCGGGGGTCCGGGTTCTGCTCGAAGTGCTCGCGGATGATCGTCTCGATCTTCTGCGCCTCCGTGAGCAGTCCGTCCTCCTCGATGGCCTCGATGACGGCGAGTGCGGCGGCCGTGGCCACCGGGTTGCCGCCGTAGGTGCCGCCCAGGCCGCCCGGGTGCACGGTGTCCATGATCTCGGCGCGCCCGGTCACGGCGGAGAGCGGCATGCCGCCGGCGATGCCCTTGGCGGTGGTCATCAGGTCCGGCTCGATGCCCTCGAACTCGGAGGCGAACCACTGGCCGGTGCGCGCGTAGCCGGACTGCACCTCATCGGCGATGAACAGCACGCCGTTGTCCTTGCACCACTGCACCACGGCCTTCAGGAAGCCCTCGGCCGGGACGATGAAGCCGCCCTCGCCCTGGATGGGCTCCATGATGACGGCGGCCAGGTTGTCCGCGCCGATCTGCTTCTCGAGGGCGCTGATGGCATGCTTCGCCGCCGTGGCGCCGTCCAGCCCGTCCCGGAACGGGTACGACCCCGGCACGCGGTAGACCTCGGGGGCGAACGGGCCGAAGTGCTGCTTGTACGGCATGTTCTTGGCGGTCAGCGCCATCGTGAGGGTGGTGCGGCCGTGGTAGGCGTGGTCGAACGCGGCCACCGCCTGCTTGCCGGTGAAGGAGCGGGCCACCTTGACGGCGTTCTCCACGGCCTCGGCGCCGGAGTTGAACAGGGCCGTGCGGGTCTCCCCGGAGATCGGCGCGATGCGCCCGAGGGCCTCTGCCACGGCGATGTAGCCCTCGTAGGGCGTGATCATGAACGAGGTGTGCGTGAACTGAGCCACCTGCTCCTGCACGGCCTTCACGACGCGCGGGTGGGCAGCGCCCACGGAGGTCACGGCGATGCCCGAGGCGAGGTCGATGAAGCGGTTGCCGTCCACGTCCTCGACGATGCCGCCGGCGGCACGGGCGGCGTACACGGGCATGGTGGTCGCCACGCCGGCGGGCACGGAGGCCGCCTGGCGCTCCGCGAGCGCCTGGGACCTGGGGCCGGGCACGGGGGTGGCCAGGAGACGGGACTGCTCGACGCCCTCGGCTGAGAGGGGGGACTGGGTCATGGGTGGCACCTCGCCTGTGAGGCTCCGCGCGAGGGGAGCTGGGGATGGGGGCGCGCCCCGTGCGGGGGCGCGTGGCTCCATGATCCGGCGCACCCAGGCATGTCGTCCAATGAGCAGCGGGGATGAACTCTATGCTCATCTGTCATGGACGCCCGCCTCCTCGCCACCTTCGTCGCCGTCGCTGAGTCCGGCACGGTGACCGCTGCCGCCGAGCGGAGGGGCCTGGTGCAGTCCGCCGTGAGCCGTCAGCTGCAGCGTCTCCAGCGCGAGGTGCGCCTGGACGTCGTGGCCCGTGCCGGCACGGGGATCGTCCTCACTCCCGCGGGAGAGGCGTTCCTCCCCGTCGCCCGGCGCGTCCTCGCCGAGCACGCGGCTGCCGAGCAGGCCGCGCGGACCATCGCCGCCGGGCGCCTCATGGACGTGCGCATCGCCGCGCCCGGCACCACGCTGATCGACGTCGTCATCCCGCTCGTGGCCACCCTCGGGGCGGGTCAGCCGCGGGCGAAGGTGGCCGAGACGCCTCTCGACGTGTTCCTGGAGGAGGCGGTGATGAACCACGACCTCGTCGTGATGCCCTCGAGCCCGCGGCCCACGATCGCCTCGACGGCCCTGGTCGACCTGCCCCTGTGGGCGTACGTGGCGCCCGGCCACCCGTGGGCCGCGCGGCGGTCCGTCGCCCTCGAGGAGCTGGCCGCGGAGCCGCTCGTGGCGCCCTCGCGCAGCTTCATGTCCCGGCGGGTGCTCGACGGCGCCCTCGACGTCGCAGGCCTCACGGCACCGGACCTGACCGAGGCGAACTCGGGCCGCGTCGCGCAGGCACTCGTGGCCACGGGCAGCGGGGTGGCGGTGGTGACCGACGACCCGGCGTTCGACCTCGTGCCCCTGCGGGTGGTGGCCCAGGGACGCGACCTCCTCGTTCGACTGCACGCCGCGTGGCAGCGGGACCACTACTCGGCCGAGACCCTCGAAGACCTGGCCGGCCGACTGCGCTCGTTCGCGCGCTCGCGGTATCCGGACCGGCCCGCCCCTGGCCCGCATCTCGCACCGTCGAGCATCAGGTGAGCGTGTGTCCCACCTCGCGGAACGGGGCCCAGACGCGTCCGATGCACCGCAGCCTCCATGTCGTGCACATCACCAGCCTCCGGAGGGGACCCATGAAGGTCACCGACACCGGCGTCCTCACGGCGGAGACCCTCGCGGAGGCCCTGGGCGACGAGCTGACCGCCGGGTTCGAGCTCTCCGTCTACGGCGACGGCCAGCTGGCCTTCGGGGGTGCGTTCGACGACGAGGGCAACTTCACCGACATCGAGGCGGAGGAGCTCATCCCCTTCGAGGCGTGGGCGACCGTGGGCACCTGATCCGTGACCACCGACCAGAACGCCACGGTGGAGGAGCCGCTGACCGTCGATGACGCGGGTGTGCCGGTCGCGATCGACGCGACGCTCATCAAGAGGCCGGAGCACGGCACCGTCGTGATCGGCGCGTCCAGCGACGGCTACACCCCGGACGAGGACTTCCTGGGACGCGACACCTTCACCGTGCAGATGACCTCCGGCGACGTCACCCGCACGGTCGAGTTCACGGTGGACGTGCTGGACCTCCCCGGTGAGTCCACGCCGACCCCGATCGAGCCTGCCGATCCGGCCGAGCCGGCTCAGCCTGCCGAGCCGGCCGTCGAGGGCGACGGTCACACCGTCCCCGAGAGGGTGGAGACGGGCGACGCCGCGCGTTCCCTGCTCGGCGGGTCGCGTCACGGTGTCGTGGCGCTGCCGGCGGGACGCGGCGTCGGTGGCCCGGGCCTGACATGATCGACGCCGACACCACCACGCATGAGGGAGCGGTCGATGAGCACGAACGTCAAGCGGGGCCTCTGGGCCGTCCTGCTGCTGGCCTGCATCGCGGCCGTCTGGTTCGCGGTGCGCGGGGGCCTGGCCCTCGGCGACACCCCGATCAGCGCTCCGCCGAGTGCCGCATCCCCCTCGGCCTCGTCGAGCGACACCGCCTCGGCCGGCCCGACGCCGACCGAACGATCGTCGTCCGCCTCTGCCACGGCATCGTCGGCGTCCGTCACGACGTCGTCGAGCGCCCCGGCGTCCAGCGCCCCGGCCGCCACGAGCGCCCCGGCCCCCACGACCGCCCCGGCCACACCGACCCCGAATGAGGCCCCGTCCTCCTCCACGGCCTCCGCGTCGGGGCTGCTGACCGGTCCCGCCGCCCCCTGGGAGGACATCGCCGCCGCCCCCGTGCACGTGGCGGTGTACCGCGGGCCGGATCGCAGCGCCGAGCAGATCGTGGGCGCCTCGATCGAGCTCACCCAGATGCGGGACGACGGCGAGATCAACCCCACTCCGCAGACCGTCGGCTGGTACGGGCCCCCGCAGTGGTCCACGACGCCGGGCGAGCGGTCGGGCTACCCCGGCGTGCTCGCCGGCCACATCATCCACTCCGGCTCCAAGGACGTCTTCTACCGGCTCCAGGAGGCGCGCGCGGGAGACGCCGTCGTGATCTCCTACGACGACGGCACCCAGGCGGCCTTCCGCATCCAGGACGACGCGGTCTCCGCGGACAAGACGGCCTTCACCCAGGACGAGGAATGGGCGTGGGCGTGGAAGCTGGACGTGCCCGGGAACGCGGTCACGCTGATCACATGCGAGCTGGTGGAGGGGTCCGGGATGACCGGATACTCGCTGAACAACTGGGTGGTGCAGGCGGACCGGGTCGCGTGAGAGCCGGGATCTGCGGGGGTACCCTGTGAGGGCCGGAGCGGGCTCCACCGCGCCGGAACGCCCGTGACTCCTGCGGGCGCCGCCCGCCGAGAGGACCGCCAGCCATGCACCGTGCCCCCCACGCCTCCGCCCCCGCACGACGGCGGCGCTGGACCGCGGCGGTCGCCGGCGCCGGCCTGGCCGTGGCGCTGGCCGGCTGCACGGCGAG belongs to Micrococcus sp. 2A and includes:
- the gabT gene encoding 4-aminobutyrate--2-oxoglutarate transaminase, which codes for MTQSPLSAEGVEQSRLLATPVPGPRSQALAERQAASVPAGVATTMPVYAARAAGGIVEDVDGNRFIDLASGIAVTSVGAAHPRVVKAVQEQVAQFTHTSFMITPYEGYIAVAEALGRIAPISGETRTALFNSGAEAVENAVKVARSFTGKQAVAAFDHAYHGRTTLTMALTAKNMPYKQHFGPFAPEVYRVPGSYPFRDGLDGATAAKHAISALEKQIGADNLAAVIMEPIQGEGGFIVPAEGFLKAVVQWCKDNGVLFIADEVQSGYARTGQWFASEFEGIEPDLMTTAKGIAGGMPLSAVTGRAEIMDTVHPGGLGGTYGGNPVATAAALAVIEAIEEDGLLTEAQKIETIIREHFEQNPDPRIGEIRGRGAMMAVEFVDPATGEPDAKLTNAVAAAVRQAGVILLTCGTYGNVVRFLPPLTIGEDLLKEGLSEVTKALQSA
- a CDS encoding LysR family transcriptional regulator is translated as MDARLLATFVAVAESGTVTAAAERRGLVQSAVSRQLQRLQREVRLDVVARAGTGIVLTPAGEAFLPVARRVLAEHAAAEQAARTIAAGRLMDVRIAAPGTTLIDVVIPLVATLGAGQPRAKVAETPLDVFLEEAVMNHDLVVMPSSPRPTIASTALVDLPLWAYVAPGHPWAARRSVALEELAAEPLVAPSRSFMSRRVLDGALDVAGLTAPDLTEANSGRVAQALVATGSGVAVVTDDPAFDLVPLRVVAQGRDLLVRLHAAWQRDHYSAETLEDLAGRLRSFARSRYPDRPAPGPHLAPSSIR
- a CDS encoding Ig-like domain-containing protein, which produces MTTDQNATVEEPLTVDDAGVPVAIDATLIKRPEHGTVVIGASSDGYTPDEDFLGRDTFTVQMTSGDVTRTVEFTVDVLDLPGESTPTPIEPADPAEPAQPAEPAVEGDGHTVPERVETGDAARSLLGGSRHGVVALPAGRGVGGPGLT
- a CDS encoding class F sortase — translated: MSTNVKRGLWAVLLLACIAAVWFAVRGGLALGDTPISAPPSAASPSASSSDTASAGPTPTERSSSASATASSASVTTSSSAPASSAPAATSAPAPTTAPATPTPNEAPSSSTASASGLLTGPAAPWEDIAAAPVHVAVYRGPDRSAEQIVGASIELTQMRDDGEINPTPQTVGWYGPPQWSTTPGERSGYPGVLAGHIIHSGSKDVFYRLQEARAGDAVVISYDDGTQAAFRIQDDAVSADKTAFTQDEEWAWAWKLDVPGNAVTLITCELVEGSGMTGYSLNNWVVQADRVA